One stretch of Natronobacterium gregoryi SP2 DNA includes these proteins:
- a CDS encoding DUF4129 domain-containing protein, translating into MVRDRFPTVARLIAAIGGVAAIALAAATVDSPVEFGGSGGAGTGDGSGTGLADQPPADRPVETVDVPPFLEYLVYALLIFVTIVVVWYLLTHRRDALRVLALCLLVALFVFAVVQVAPELFPPEETVEEPGSALAGGGDDGFGTGDGDAVAAEPIVAFLVVVTVIVVGGLLISRHDGSETADGEPAADAAEPDERGASAAAVGSAAGRAADRLSDATDIDNEIYRAWREMTRPLEVDRPESSTPREFAQAAIDVGLERDHVEELTRLFEDVRYGHEEPTPEMERRATTVLREIELVYAESDGDATVCEDGAREVDR; encoded by the coding sequence GTGGTCCGAGACAGGTTCCCCACCGTCGCCCGGCTAATCGCTGCGATCGGTGGTGTCGCTGCAATCGCCCTGGCAGCAGCGACCGTCGACTCTCCCGTCGAGTTCGGCGGGTCGGGCGGTGCCGGCACCGGTGACGGCAGTGGCACCGGCCTCGCCGACCAGCCGCCGGCCGACCGCCCGGTCGAAACCGTCGACGTCCCGCCGTTTCTCGAGTACCTCGTCTACGCTCTCCTGATCTTCGTGACGATCGTCGTCGTCTGGTACCTGCTCACTCACAGACGCGACGCGCTCCGCGTACTCGCGCTTTGTCTCCTCGTCGCGCTGTTCGTTTTCGCGGTCGTCCAGGTTGCCCCCGAGTTGTTCCCGCCAGAGGAGACTGTCGAAGAGCCCGGTAGCGCTCTCGCGGGCGGTGGAGACGACGGATTCGGAACTGGAGACGGCGACGCAGTCGCCGCCGAGCCGATCGTCGCCTTTCTCGTGGTTGTAACTGTGATCGTCGTCGGCGGACTCCTCATCAGTCGCCACGACGGATCGGAAACGGCCGACGGCGAGCCTGCAGCCGACGCCGCCGAGCCCGACGAACGGGGTGCCAGCGCCGCAGCCGTCGGCTCCGCTGCCGGACGAGCCGCAGACCGACTCTCCGACGCGACGGACATCGACAACGAGATCTATCGCGCGTGGCGAGAGATGACTCGGCCACTCGAGGTCGACAGGCCGGAGTCGAGCACGCCACGGGAGTTCGCGCAAGCCGCGATCGACGTCGGACTCGAGCGGGACCACGTCGAGGAACTCACGCGTCTGTTCGAGGACGTCAGATACGGTCACGAGGAGCCGACACCGGAGATGGAACGGCGGGCGACGACCGTTCTCCGGGAGATAGAGTTGGTTTACGCCGAGAGCGACGGTGACGCGACCGTGTGCGAAGACGGTGCCAGGGAGGTCGACCGATGA
- a CDS encoding 30S ribosomal protein S13, with protein sequence MSAEEPQEQEEDEDLQYFVRIGQTDLDGTKSVERSLSEMTGIGRRTARIIADEAGIDRTATFGRLDDDVIDEVVELVESYADEVPDWLNNRQSDFYTGETTHEIGNDLELTRQHDINRMKMIDSYKGVRHKRGQKVRGQRTKSTGRTEGTIGVNVEEIREEAEEGGDEEEGE encoded by the coding sequence ATGAGCGCAGAAGAACCCCAAGAACAAGAGGAGGACGAAGACCTGCAGTACTTCGTCCGGATCGGTCAAACCGACCTCGACGGGACGAAGTCGGTCGAGCGCTCGCTGTCGGAGATGACTGGGATCGGTCGCCGGACCGCCCGGATCATCGCCGACGAAGCGGGCATCGATCGAACGGCGACGTTCGGTCGACTCGACGACGACGTCATCGACGAGGTCGTCGAACTCGTAGAGAGCTACGCCGACGAAGTCCCTGACTGGCTCAACAACCGTCAGTCGGACTTCTACACCGGCGAAACGACTCACGAGATCGGCAACGACCTCGAGTTGACTCGCCAGCACGACATCAACCGGATGAAGATGATCGACTCCTACAAGGGCGTGCGTCACAAGCGCGGCCAGAAGGTTCGCGGCCAGCGAACGAAGTCCACCGGTCGTACGGAGGGCACTATCGGAGTCAACGTCGAAGAGATCCGCGAAGAAGCCGAAGAAGGCGGCGACGAAGAGGAGGGTGAGTAA
- a CDS encoding 30S ribosomal protein S4, with translation MPLGTDTKQYETPNHPYQGERIANEHSLIDRYGLKNKEELWRAQSQLRSYRREARELLGQPQGDATVQRRSEEFLGRLKRVGILDETDELGDVLGLEVEDVLERRLQTVVYRKGLANTTEQARQFITHGHVVVGSQRHQVPSYVVDVDEENLVEFDESSPLADELHPERAEGQ, from the coding sequence ATGCCACTCGGAACCGACACCAAACAGTACGAGACACCGAACCACCCCTACCAGGGTGAGCGCATCGCCAACGAACACTCCCTCATCGACCGCTACGGCCTCAAGAACAAAGAAGAGCTCTGGCGAGCACAGTCCCAGCTTCGCTCCTACCGGCGCGAGGCCCGGGAGTTGCTCGGCCAGCCACAGGGCGACGCAACCGTCCAGCGCCGGTCCGAAGAGTTCCTCGGTCGGCTCAAACGCGTCGGCATCCTCGACGAAACCGACGAACTCGGCGACGTCCTCGGTCTCGAGGTCGAAGACGTTCTCGAGCGTCGACTCCAGACGGTCGTCTACCGGAAAGGACTCGCGAACACGACCGAGCAGGCCCGTCAGTTCATCACGCACGGCCACGTCGTGGTCGGCAGTCAGCGACACCAGGTACCGTCCTACGTCGTCGATGTCGACGAGGAGAATCTCGTCGAGTTCGACGAGAGCAGTCCGCTGGCGGACGAACTCCACCCCGAGCGCGCGGAGGGTCAGTAA
- a CDS encoding 30S ribosomal protein S11, with the protein MSQDDEKWGIAHVHASFNNTIMTVTDLTGAETIAKSSGGTAVKQNRDEASPYAAMQMAESVAEEVKAAGITGLHVRVRGPGGNLQKSPGPGAQATIRALARSGIEIGRIEDVTPIPHDGSRAPKGKGGY; encoded by the coding sequence ATGAGTCAGGACGACGAAAAGTGGGGCATCGCCCACGTGCACGCATCGTTCAACAACACAATCATGACCGTGACCGACCTCACGGGCGCGGAGACGATCGCCAAGTCCAGCGGTGGCACGGCGGTCAAGCAGAACCGCGACGAGGCATCGCCATACGCTGCGATGCAAATGGCCGAGTCCGTCGCCGAGGAGGTCAAAGCCGCAGGCATCACCGGGCTTCACGTCCGCGTACGTGGTCCAGGTGGCAACCTCCAGAAGTCCCCCGGACCGGGTGCACAGGCGACGATTCGTGCACTCGCACGCTCCGGTATCGAGATCGGACGTATCGAAGACGTCACCCCGATCCCACACGACGGATCGCGCGCACCCAAAGGCAAGGGCGGCTACTAG
- a CDS encoding DNA-directed RNA polymerase subunit D, which translates to MTEEYDVEFVERDDRNARFLVRNVTPAFANGIRRAMLADVPTMAIDTVRFVENSSVMFDEQLALRLGLVPLTTPPEGEFGEDDTVTLSIDVEGPATAYSGDLVSSDDLVQPADENVPIIELKDGQRLEAEAEATLDRGKEHAKHQGGVAVGYRHLQHVEVVGDVPEFEEEGSRIVRGVIEDDGELVSTTEFDHDLSNRYPGKEVEIEDVPNAFVFHVETDGSFPIEELVTRAADTIEARATELEDAVQL; encoded by the coding sequence ATGACTGAGGAGTACGACGTCGAGTTCGTCGAACGCGACGACCGAAACGCGCGGTTTCTCGTCCGCAACGTGACGCCCGCGTTCGCCAACGGCATCCGTCGTGCGATGCTCGCCGACGTGCCGACGATGGCGATCGACACCGTCCGGTTCGTCGAGAACTCGTCGGTCATGTTCGACGAACAACTCGCGCTTCGACTGGGGCTCGTCCCGCTGACGACGCCTCCCGAAGGCGAGTTCGGCGAGGACGATACCGTCACGCTCTCGATCGACGTCGAAGGACCAGCTACCGCCTACTCCGGCGATCTCGTCTCGAGCGACGACCTCGTCCAGCCGGCCGACGAGAACGTGCCGATCATCGAGCTCAAAGACGGTCAGCGCCTGGAAGCCGAGGCCGAGGCGACCCTCGACCGCGGTAAAGAACACGCCAAACACCAGGGCGGTGTGGCCGTCGGCTACCGACACCTCCAGCACGTGGAGGTCGTCGGCGACGTGCCGGAGTTCGAGGAAGAAGGGAGTCGGATCGTCCGTGGCGTAATAGAAGACGACGGCGAACTCGTCTCGACGACGGAGTTCGATCACGATCTCTCGAATCGGTATCCCGGCAAGGAAGTCGAGATCGAGGACGTGCCAAACGCCTTCGTCTTCCACGTGGAGACGGACGGTTCGTTCCCGATCGAAGAGCTGGTCACGCGTGCCGCCGATACGATCGAGGCGCGTGCAACCGAACTCGAAGACGCAGTACAGCTATAG
- a CDS encoding 50S ribosomal protein L18e, protein MSSKTNPRLNDLIADLKSTSRETDADVWRDVADRLEKPRRTHAEVNLGQIERYAREEETVVVPGKVLGSGALQKNVTVAAIDFSSSAETKIDQVGDPVPLEQVLEENPEGSDVRVIR, encoded by the coding sequence ATGAGTAGCAAGACTAACCCGAGACTCAACGATCTCATCGCCGACCTGAAGTCGACGTCCCGCGAGACGGACGCCGACGTCTGGCGAGACGTTGCGGATCGTCTCGAGAAGCCCCGGCGCACTCACGCTGAGGTGAACCTGGGCCAGATCGAGCGATACGCACGCGAAGAAGAGACCGTCGTCGTTCCCGGCAAAGTGCTGGGCTCCGGCGCACTACAGAAGAACGTCACCGTCGCTGCCATCGACTTCTCTTCGTCAGCCGAGACGAAGATCGACCAGGTCGGTGACCCAGTACCGCTCGAGCAAGTGCTCGAAGAGAACCCAGAAGGCTCCGACGTACGGGTGATTCGATGA
- a CDS encoding 50S ribosomal protein L13, with the protein MSIAEFDADVVVDARDCILGRVASQVAQRALDGERVAIVNAEDAVITGDKEDIFETYRKRLQLGSDSGPYYPKRPDTIFKRSVRGMLPYKKPRGREALENVRVYVGNPYEEQESEVLEDTSLDRLSNIRFVQLGEVSDQLGANVTW; encoded by the coding sequence ATGAGTATCGCAGAGTTCGACGCAGACGTCGTCGTCGACGCCCGGGACTGTATTCTCGGTCGCGTCGCGAGTCAGGTCGCACAGCGTGCACTCGATGGCGAGCGCGTTGCGATCGTCAACGCCGAAGACGCAGTCATCACCGGCGACAAGGAAGACATCTTCGAGACCTACCGCAAGCGGCTCCAGCTCGGCTCCGACAGCGGACCGTACTACCCGAAGCGACCGGACACGATCTTCAAGCGCTCGGTCCGTGGCATGCTTCCGTACAAGAAGCCCCGCGGTCGAGAGGCACTCGAGAACGTTCGTGTCTACGTCGGCAACCCTTACGAGGAACAGGAGTCGGAAGTCCTCGAGGACACGTCGCTGGATCGGCTTTCGAACATTCGCTTCGTCCAGCTGGGCGAAGTCTCCGACCAACTCGGTGCTAACGTCACATGGTAA
- a CDS encoding 30S ribosomal protein S9, whose product MVTNTSGKKKTAVARATVREGEGRVRINSQPVELVEPEMSRLKMLEPFRIVGDELRSEMDIDVDVEGGGISGQADAVRTAIARGIVQHTNDAELRDAFMEFDRSLLVNDVRQSEPKKWGGPGARARYQKSYR is encoded by the coding sequence ATGGTAACCAACACGAGTGGCAAGAAAAAGACGGCCGTCGCTCGCGCAACCGTACGCGAGGGCGAGGGTCGCGTGCGAATCAACTCCCAGCCCGTCGAGCTGGTCGAGCCCGAGATGTCGCGGCTCAAGATGCTCGAGCCGTTCCGCATCGTGGGCGACGAGCTGCGTAGCGAGATGGACATCGACGTCGATGTCGAGGGTGGCGGTATCAGCGGACAGGCAGACGCCGTCCGTACCGCCATCGCTCGTGGCATCGTCCAGCACACGAACGACGCCGAACTCCGCGACGCGTTCATGGAGTTCGACCGGTCGCTGCTGGTCAACGACGTTCGTCAGTCCGAACCGAAAAAATGGGGTGGCCCGGGCGCTCGGGCTCGCTACCAGAAGTCCTACCGTTAA
- a CDS encoding DNA-directed RNA polymerase subunit N: protein MMVPVRCFTCGSVVGEHWEEFDERANEGDEDPQEVLDDLGVDRYCCRRMLVSHTDLVDVVSPYQ, encoded by the coding sequence ATGATGGTACCGGTTCGGTGTTTCACCTGTGGCAGCGTCGTCGGCGAGCACTGGGAGGAGTTCGACGAACGGGCGAACGAAGGCGACGAAGATCCCCAGGAAGTACTCGACGACTTGGGCGTCGACCGCTACTGCTGTCGGCGCATGCTCGTGAGTCACACCGACCTCGTCGACGTCGTCTCTCCGTACCAGTAA
- a CDS encoding DNA-directed RNA polymerase subunit K codes for MQQQRHNRYEKARILGARALQISYGAPVLIETDRAEPILIAAEEYDAGVLPFTVKRGKDRQ; via the coding sequence ATGCAACAGCAACGTCACAATCGATACGAGAAAGCCCGCATCCTCGGCGCTCGAGCGCTGCAGATATCGTACGGGGCACCAGTGTTGATCGAGACGGACCGGGCTGAGCCGATCCTGATCGCCGCCGAAGAGTACGACGCTGGCGTGTTGCCCTTTACGGTCAAACGAGGGAAGGATCGACAATGA
- the eno gene encoding phosphopyruvate hydratase, whose amino-acid sequence MTLITDVRLRRTIDSRGSPTVEADVLTESGGFGRAAAPSGASTGEYEAVERPPSEAIAAAREHAVPRLVGEAYAGNQREVDAILHAADGTDDFSEIGANSAVAISMAAAKAGADVLGAPLFQHLGGTFRGQSFPIPLGNVVGGGEHAADATDIQEFLAAPVGAPSVEDAVFANAAVHEAVAELLEDRGVACGKGDEGAWAPSIDDSEAFEIVAEAVSLVEAEVGFEIRFGLDVAGAELYDADSETYEYSDESRDTDEQIAYIAELVDEYDLVYVEDPLDENDYDAFGDLTEEVGERTLICGDDLFVTNTDRLREGIDRNAANSILIKPNQIGTLSDAFDAIELATAHGYDSVVSHRSGETEDTTIAHLAVATDAPFIKTGAVGGERTAKLNELIRIADDAT is encoded by the coding sequence ATGACGCTGATTACCGACGTTCGACTCCGCCGGACGATCGACTCGCGTGGCAGTCCGACGGTCGAGGCCGACGTCCTCACAGAGAGCGGTGGTTTCGGCCGTGCAGCAGCGCCAAGCGGTGCCAGTACGGGCGAGTACGAGGCCGTCGAACGGCCGCCGTCCGAGGCGATCGCCGCGGCTCGTGAACACGCCGTTCCGCGTCTCGTCGGCGAGGCGTACGCCGGTAACCAGCGCGAGGTCGACGCGATCTTGCACGCAGCCGACGGAACCGACGATTTCTCGGAGATTGGTGCCAACAGCGCGGTCGCGATCTCGATGGCCGCAGCGAAGGCCGGTGCCGACGTGCTCGGCGCACCACTGTTCCAACACCTTGGTGGCACCTTCCGCGGTCAGAGCTTCCCGATCCCGCTCGGGAACGTCGTCGGCGGTGGCGAACACGCCGCCGACGCGACCGACATTCAGGAGTTTCTGGCCGCACCGGTCGGAGCTCCGAGCGTCGAAGACGCTGTCTTCGCCAACGCGGCCGTCCACGAAGCCGTCGCAGAGCTGCTCGAGGACCGTGGCGTTGCCTGCGGGAAAGGCGACGAAGGCGCGTGGGCACCGTCGATCGACGACAGCGAGGCCTTCGAAATCGTCGCCGAGGCTGTCTCGCTGGTCGAAGCCGAAGTCGGGTTCGAGATCAGATTCGGGCTCGATGTCGCCGGCGCGGAGCTGTACGATGCCGACTCGGAGACGTACGAGTACAGCGACGAGAGCCGCGACACAGACGAACAGATCGCGTACATCGCCGAACTCGTCGACGAGTACGACCTCGTCTACGTCGAGGACCCACTCGACGAGAACGATTACGACGCGTTTGGCGACCTCACCGAGGAAGTCGGAGAGCGAACGCTGATCTGTGGCGATGATCTGTTCGTTACGAACACGGACCGCCTGCGTGAGGGGATCGATCGCAACGCAGCAAACAGCATCCTGATCAAGCCAAATCAGATCGGGACGCTGTCCGACGCTTTCGACGCGATCGAACTCGCGACTGCACACGGCTACGACTCGGTCGTCTCCCACCGCTCGGGCGAGACCGAGGATACGACTATCGCACACCTCGCCGTCGCAACCGACGCACCCTTCATCAAGACGGGTGCCGTCGGCGGCGAGCGAACTGCCAAGCTAAACGAGCTCATCAGAATCGCAGACGACGCGACATGA
- the rpsB gene encoding 30S ribosomal protein S2 produces MTDDNASQEGLDAAEEEIDEEPAEGAGPAADQDDVEPAEQTADAEANEADAEAEEPEEDAGPSLDDDVMSDEEADLLIPVEDYLGAGVHIGTQQKTQDMERFIHRVRTDGLYVLDVSKTDGRIRTAANFLANYDPEQILVTSSRQYGRFPAEKFAEAVGARARTGRFIPGTLTNPKYDGYIEPDVLVVTDPIGDAQAVKEAITVGIPVIAMCDSNNQVSNVDLVVPTNNKGRKALSVVYWLLANEVLDQRGAEPSYSLEDFESGV; encoded by the coding sequence ATGACAGACGACAACGCATCCCAGGAAGGGCTCGACGCCGCCGAAGAAGAGATCGACGAGGAGCCGGCCGAAGGGGCTGGCCCCGCCGCCGATCAGGACGACGTCGAGCCAGCGGAACAGACCGCCGACGCCGAGGCCAACGAGGCTGACGCCGAGGCAGAAGAACCCGAGGAAGACGCAGGCCCATCCCTCGACGACGACGTGATGTCCGACGAGGAAGCCGACCTGCTGATCCCCGTCGAGGACTACCTCGGCGCTGGCGTCCACATCGGGACCCAGCAAAAGACCCAGGACATGGAGCGGTTCATCCACCGCGTCCGGACCGACGGGCTCTACGTGCTCGACGTCTCGAAAACCGACGGCCGCATCCGCACGGCCGCGAACTTCCTCGCCAACTACGACCCCGAACAGATCCTGGTCACCTCGAGTCGCCAGTACGGTCGGTTCCCGGCCGAGAAGTTCGCGGAAGCGGTCGGCGCTCGAGCGCGCACGGGTCGGTTCATTCCGGGTACGCTGACGAATCCGAAGTACGACGGCTACATCGAACCCGATGTTCTCGTCGTCACGGACCCGATCGGCGACGCCCAGGCCGTCAAAGAGGCCATCACGGTGGGTATCCCGGTCATCGCGATGTGTGACTCGAACAACCAGGTCAGCAACGTCGATCTGGTCGTCCCGACCAACAACAAGGGTCGCAAGGCTCTCTCGGTCGTCTACTGGCTGCTCGCAAACGAGGTGCTCGATCAGCGCGGTGCAGAGCCGTCCTACTCGCTCGAGGACTTCGAGAGCGGCGTCTAA
- a CDS encoding thiamine-phosphate synthase family protein, whose protein sequence is MSLVLPSELVVDRFLPTVRAMIARRLADHGMTQQEIASELGVTQAAVSKYLSGDSGGDDRFRNHRETVATVDRIADGLASSEMDGYDALAELLALVRSLTDRGPICEIHEAEMPELEGLGCDLCVRGLDPAVRLERDVLENVRTAARRLAAIPRIVDSVPNVGTNVGMALPDAENVTDVAAIPGRIYAMGGRVEIPANPEFGASQHVATAVLAATAVDSEVRSGLNVATNSHLLERARELGIEPLEFDADYDDRRSHLQKQFDDRGEVPPVAYHQGAYGIEPVTYVFGRTAVEATELLEELVAPA, encoded by the coding sequence ATGTCTCTCGTCTTGCCGAGCGAACTCGTCGTCGACCGGTTTCTTCCGACGGTGCGTGCGATGATCGCTCGACGCCTCGCCGATCACGGTATGACACAACAGGAGATTGCGAGCGAACTCGGCGTTACCCAGGCCGCAGTCAGCAAGTACCTGAGCGGCGACAGCGGCGGGGACGACCGCTTTCGCAACCACCGAGAAACAGTCGCAACCGTCGACCGGATCGCCGACGGCCTCGCGAGCAGCGAGATGGACGGCTACGACGCGCTGGCCGAACTGCTCGCACTCGTCCGCAGCCTCACAGACCGCGGCCCGATCTGCGAGATTCACGAGGCCGAGATGCCCGAACTCGAGGGGCTGGGCTGTGATCTCTGCGTTCGCGGTCTCGATCCCGCCGTCCGACTCGAACGCGACGTCCTCGAGAACGTCCGGACCGCCGCACGGCGGCTCGCGGCGATCCCCCGCATAGTCGATTCCGTTCCAAACGTCGGAACCAACGTCGGCATGGCGCTGCCCGACGCCGAGAACGTGACCGACGTCGCCGCCATCCCCGGCCGCATCTACGCCATGGGCGGCCGGGTCGAAATCCCAGCCAACCCCGAGTTCGGAGCGTCACAGCACGTCGCCACCGCAGTCCTCGCAGCTACCGCCGTCGACTCCGAAGTCAGGAGTGGACTAAACGTCGCAACCAACTCACACCTCCTCGAGCGAGCGCGCGAACTCGGAATCGAGCCACTCGAGTTCGATGCCGACTACGACGACCGTCGCAGTCACCTCCAGAAACAGTTCGACGACCGCGGCGAGGTTCCACCCGTCGCCTACCACCAGGGTGCGTACGGAATCGAACCCGTCACTTACGTGTTCGGCCGAACGGCCGTCGAAGCGACCGAACTGCTCGAAGAACTGGTCGCGCCGGCGTAG
- the mvk gene encoding mevalonate kinase, whose product MAVSSAPGKIYLFGEHAVVYGEPAVPCAIELRARVGVEKRDDSKLRVHAEDLSLDGFTVEYGGPADGRPDIDAAESLVSAAMGYVDGAIDQVRDVTGEDDVGFDVTIESDIPLGAGLGSSAAVVVAAIDAATRELGVTLETDELAERAFRTEYEVQDGQASRADTLCSATGGAIRVEDDDCRTVETPDLPIVVGFDGGAGDTGELVAGVRNLREEYEFAADTVESIGDVVRRGEQALSDGNLEEVGRLMNFNHGLLSALGVSSRSLDTMVWAARDAGAYGAKLTGAGGGGCIVSLDPTEETETALSFTPGCEDAFRADLADEGVKRLE is encoded by the coding sequence ATGGCAGTCTCGAGTGCCCCCGGTAAGATCTATCTCTTCGGGGAACACGCAGTGGTCTATGGCGAACCTGCAGTCCCGTGTGCCATCGAGTTGCGGGCGCGGGTCGGCGTCGAGAAACGAGACGACAGTAAACTTCGGGTCCACGCCGAGGATCTCAGCCTCGACGGGTTCACCGTCGAGTACGGCGGCCCGGCCGACGGACGGCCGGACATCGACGCCGCCGAGTCGCTGGTCAGCGCAGCGATGGGGTACGTCGACGGTGCGATCGACCAGGTTCGGGACGTGACGGGTGAGGACGATGTCGGGTTCGACGTCACTATCGAAAGCGACATTCCACTCGGTGCCGGCCTGGGTTCCTCGGCCGCGGTCGTCGTCGCCGCCATCGACGCGGCCACCCGGGAACTCGGTGTCACGCTCGAGACCGACGAGCTCGCGGAACGGGCTTTCCGGACGGAGTATGAGGTACAAGACGGGCAAGCTTCTCGAGCGGACACGCTCTGTTCGGCGACTGGTGGCGCGATCAGGGTCGAAGACGACGACTGTCGCACGGTCGAGACACCGGATCTACCGATCGTGGTCGGGTTCGACGGCGGCGCTGGTGACACGGGTGAACTCGTCGCTGGTGTCCGAAACCTGCGCGAGGAGTACGAGTTCGCGGCCGATACTGTCGAATCGATCGGCGACGTGGTTCGGCGAGGCGAGCAGGCGCTCTCCGACGGCAACTTAGAGGAGGTCGGCCGGCTGATGAACTTCAACCATGGACTGCTGTCGGCGCTTGGCGTCTCCTCGCGCTCGCTCGACACGATGGTCTGGGCTGCTCGAGACGCAGGCGCTTACGGCGCGAAACTTACGGGTGCCGGCGGTGGTGGCTGTATCGTCTCGCTCGATCCGACCGAGGAGACCGAGACGGCGCTGTCGTTCACGCCGGGCTGTGAGGACGCGTTTCGCGCCGACCTCGCCGACGAGGGGGTGAAGCGACTCGAATGA
- a CDS encoding isopentenyl phosphate kinase: MIVLKLGGSVITEKDRPETLDGEALERAADAIAGARGGGWTDLVVVHGGGSFGHHNASEHGITTTDGTHDVGALLDVHGAMTTLNRFVLRRLFGRNVDAVPVHPFSMAARDGDGDLELPIDGIRTMLEEGFVPILHGDLVPHAGAGATVVSGDELVAELARELGADRVGLCSTVPGVLDDGDAVIEEIETFDDAADVLGESEATDVTGGMAGKVQALLELEADAEIFGLDELDAFLEGTEPGTTIK, translated from the coding sequence ATGATCGTCTTGAAACTCGGCGGTAGCGTCATTACCGAGAAAGATCGGCCCGAGACGCTCGACGGCGAGGCACTCGAGCGAGCGGCCGATGCCATCGCTGGCGCCCGCGGCGGTGGCTGGACGGATCTCGTGGTCGTCCACGGTGGCGGCAGTTTCGGTCATCACAACGCAAGCGAACACGGTATTACGACGACCGACGGGACACACGACGTCGGCGCTTTGCTGGACGTCCACGGCGCGATGACGACGCTGAACCGGTTCGTCCTCCGACGGCTGTTCGGCCGGAACGTCGACGCCGTCCCTGTCCATCCGTTCTCGATGGCCGCACGCGACGGGGATGGCGACCTCGAGTTACCGATCGACGGAATCCGAACGATGCTCGAGGAGGGGTTCGTTCCGATCCTCCACGGTGACCTGGTTCCCCACGCGGGCGCTGGTGCGACGGTCGTCAGCGGCGACGAGCTCGTCGCGGAACTCGCACGGGAACTCGGGGCCGACCGGGTCGGCCTCTGTTCGACGGTCCCGGGTGTGTTGGACGACGGCGACGCGGTGATCGAGGAAATCGAGACGTTCGACGATGCGGCCGACGTGCTCGGGGAGAGCGAGGCGACCGACGTCACTGGTGGGATGGCTGGAAAGGTACAGGCACTGCTCGAACTCGAGGCCGATGCCGAGATCTTCGGACTGGACGAGCTGGATGCATTTCTCGAGGGCACAGAGCCAGGAACAACGATTAAATAA